In one window of Gemmatimonadales bacterium DNA:
- a CDS encoding helix-turn-helix domain-containing protein → MPDSLVQMPEGPPTIAAVLLPAERAKVEAAGQGCFTLLHRDSVPEAVRAVRERPVDGILLSVHRCPSTEVRDVRRLVHDFPGIPTVALVSTHDASASETLLQLGATGLRQVVDITGPSGWQRLRQLMAAPVTRAAARIQGPLIHALGDAPADLRFFFEMLVRLAPDLTTVRALCRACEVRPSTLMSRFARAGLPSPKGYLASVRLLHAAHLLEAPGRSIADVAYRMEYSSPQSFGRHIRAMLGITSLEFRRRFPFPTALARFLDLMVVPYGGVWPVFHPLETGSWDSGHCLAGQAPPPA, encoded by the coding sequence GTGCCTGATTCACTTGTCCAGATGCCGGAGGGGCCGCCGACCATCGCCGCCGTCCTCCTCCCCGCCGAACGGGCCAAGGTGGAGGCCGCCGGCCAGGGGTGTTTCACCCTCCTGCACCGTGACTCGGTGCCGGAGGCCGTCCGCGCCGTCCGGGAGCGGCCGGTGGATGGCATCCTCCTCTCGGTCCACCGCTGTCCCAGCACGGAGGTCCGAGACGTCCGCCGCCTGGTCCACGACTTCCCCGGCATCCCCACCGTGGCGCTCGTCTCGACACACGACGCCTCCGCCAGCGAAACGCTCCTTCAGCTCGGAGCCACCGGCCTGCGGCAGGTGGTCGACATTACGGGCCCCTCGGGCTGGCAGCGCCTTCGGCAGCTCATGGCCGCGCCGGTGACCCGGGCTGCCGCCCGGATCCAGGGGCCGCTGATCCACGCATTGGGCGATGCACCGGCGGACCTGCGCTTCTTCTTTGAGATGCTGGTCCGTCTGGCCCCGGACCTCACCACCGTCCGCGCCCTCTGCCGCGCCTGCGAAGTACGCCCCAGCACCCTCATGTCCCGCTTTGCCAGGGCGGGGCTGCCTTCACCCAAGGGGTATCTCGCCAGCGTGCGGCTCCTCCACGCCGCGCACCTCCTCGAGGCGCCGGGGCGATCGATTGCCGACGTGGCCTACCGGATGGAGTACTCCTCGCCGCAGAGCTTCGGCAGGCACATCCGGGCCATGCTCGGCATCACGAGCCTCGAATTCCGGCGCCGGTTCCCCTTTCCCACTGCGCTTGCACGGTTTCTCGACCTCATGGTCGTGCCCTACGGAGGCGTCTGGCCCGTCTTCCATCCCCTGGAAACAGGGAGCTGGGACAGCGGACACTGTTTGGCGGGTCAGGCCCCTCCTCCTGCGTGA